In Besnoitia besnoiti strain Bb-Ger1 chromosome I, whole genome shotgun sequence, the genomic window TCATTCGTGTTGGGACGATTGACGGCGACTGCAAACAGCTTCCCAGTGTTACCACGGAGATTACTCCTTCGTAGACTCTTTGGATTTTTGTAGACACCAGCGACAAAGTAAATAACATATCAATCCAAGTTAGCCCGGgggtgggcggcggcgggggaaaTAACTAGTGAGCTCCTGTGGAGGTGTGCAGCTGTTCGGCCCTCATCTTACCTCTGGGAGTCACAGTGCTACCGCTTCTGTTTTGCTCTACTTACACGGAAGACAGTTGCCCCAGCACGACAATTTCACTTTCCCGTGCAAAGAAACAGCGCCGTGTATCAAAACCAGGTAGGTTTGTTCTCGCTTATGCCGGCATCGCCCGGGGCGGTGAAACGTCGTGCAGGCGCTGAGTTTCTTCGGGCCCTAGGAACCCCCGTATCTAGGCGGGCGCTCTAAGCAGGAGCAAAGAAGGTGTATGAACAATCATTGCCAGAAGAATGAAAGCTGTTGTCTTATTTAGATTATTGCCGAAATCAAATCGAAGGTCGGCAGCTGGTAGGCTGATCTACAGCAGATGCAGAATTCGAAGAAACTTGCTGCCCTGTTGTAATCCGGATAACAGCTACATTCTTTAGTTTATCCTTCGATGCCCATGGGCATCGCTTACGATGTTGACAAAACGAAAGGTAAATGAAGCATATTCACAGTCGTCACGCAAGGGTACCATATCGCGGATGACGTGTATCTACAGTCACGGACGGCGAGTCGATCTACCAGTCGTGCAAGAGAAGCTGAATTTTCTACCGTGGCTGGCGCGTGCCAGGGTATCTCGGGAAACTCTGATTCCCACCGCCCACGATGTTGCGCAAGGAAAGCAGCATAACCGCGGCCGGCTTCCTAGCTTTGTTCCTGCGTATGCagtgcgccgctgcgcagggcATGCAATTGGACAATGGTACGGATCACGGCAGCGCTCCATTCAGTGGAAGTCCTTGATTTCCTGCTTGCGTCTCCAGGACCCATCGGCATTGCACCACAGCAGAGACTGGTGTTGGCAAAGCCAACATTCCCTGTAGTAGTCAGTCAGCCGGTGCAGCCACACCTACCTCAACCCTCGCCAGTGGCCCCGCTggcgcagcctgcggcgcctccagctgcCCCAGTCGTGAGAGTGTACTACCAAGAGCCTACTTATTCATCTTCCAAACTGAGGGACAATTTTTAGTCCGCTGGGCAACTACCGCAAAGTGCTGCATTCCCAGAGACTATTCCAATGGCACCAGTTCAACTAGGCTCCACTTTCGTAAGTCCCACACTGCTGCAAAGTCACCACAGTTTCGGAGTGGCAGCTGATCAGGTCTTGCCCCCCTGGATTCAGCAAATCGCCAACCACGCTGCAGGAATGATTGCGTTCCTATCATCAATAGGTAACATGCTGGCATGTCTGACCACACGAGGGACGGAATGTCAGAATTGAGTGACGATAGGCATTCCAAACTTGCCATCTGTTGAAGCATGTGAGCATTATAATCGATCACGAGCAAGCGCTAGTGAAGTCGCACGAAAGTCAGGTGGGAAAGCACCTCATTCAAGGGAGGTGATGCTATGTATCCAAAACGGTATGCTAGTCCCTTTTTTCTGCCAATCGACCGCTTCATTCTCAGTTTGACGGCATAGTGATGGAGGATGCGAGGCACATTTTTGAAAACGGTACG contains:
- a CDS encoding hypothetical protein (encoded by transcript BESB_001960), coding for MLRKESSITAAGFLALFLRMQCAAAQGMQLDNGPIGIAPQQRLVLAKPTFPVVVSQPVQPHLPQPSPVAPLAQPAAPPAAPVSAGQLPQSAAFPETIPMAPVQLGSTFVLPPWIQQIANHAAGMIAFLSSIGIPNLPSVEACGKAPHSREVMLCIQNVMEDARHIFENGKEISTLNVRVLSGGRRADTALARLKTIVSRPFAKKMMKALGTPMAALFLMKRESTPDRQRWLAGSILTLVSDLPVATDIADSASGGFGHVNVVLPRPSRVHRIDRAMKELQQGMVRNLSCFFQKLVTSHSCYSASTRRQYWWHRQYKRRR